A window from Candidatus Methylomirabilota bacterium encodes these proteins:
- the aspS gene encoding aspartate--tRNA ligase, translated as MHSYRTHTCGELRLAHAGTPARLSGWVHRKRDHGGLLFIDLRDHYGLTQCVFAGGSPAFKAAEALRLESVITVTGTVVPRAPDAVNPKLATGQVELQVAELAVQSVAEPLPLQVASDAEFPEETRLRYRFLDLRRERVHRNIMLRSRVIASIRRRMIDAGFTEFQTPILTASSPEGARDYLVPSRVHPGTFYALPQAPQQFKQLLMTAGFDRYFQIAPCFRDEDGRADRSPGEFYQLDFEMSFVTQEDVFAAIEPVLHGVFEEFGGGAAVTPPPFPRIPFDEAMLRYGTDKPDLRNPLLVSDVTETFRGGSLAVFAAAIEAGAVVRAVQAPGAAAQPRSFFDRLGQWARDEGAPGLGYVVFTDGGARGPIAKFLDADRLARLRAAAGVGEGDAVFFVCDRKAAAERLAGRARARVGAELGLVEPNAFRFCWVTDFPMYEYNEETKKIEFSHNPFSMPQGGLAALETQDPLAIEAYQYDIVCNGVELSSGAIRNHRADVMFKAFAIAGYTREEVEARFGGMLNAFRYGAPPHGGSAPGIDRIVMLLAGETNIREVIAFPMNQQAQDLLMQAPAPVPPERLKELHLRLDLPSVDSKKD; from the coding sequence ATGCATAGCTACCGGACCCACACCTGCGGCGAGCTCCGGCTCGCGCACGCGGGGACGCCCGCCCGGCTCTCGGGATGGGTCCACCGCAAGCGCGACCACGGGGGCCTCCTCTTCATCGACCTCCGCGACCACTACGGGCTCACCCAGTGCGTATTCGCGGGCGGGAGCCCCGCCTTCAAGGCCGCCGAGGCGCTCAGGCTCGAGAGCGTGATCACCGTGACCGGCACGGTCGTGCCGCGCGCGCCGGACGCGGTCAACCCGAAGCTCGCCACCGGACAGGTCGAGCTCCAGGTCGCGGAGCTCGCCGTCCAGTCCGTGGCGGAGCCGCTCCCGCTCCAGGTCGCGAGCGACGCCGAGTTCCCCGAGGAGACGCGGCTCCGGTACCGCTTCCTCGACCTCCGGCGCGAGCGGGTCCACCGCAACATCATGCTGCGGAGCCGCGTGATCGCCTCGATCCGCCGGCGGATGATCGACGCCGGGTTCACGGAGTTCCAGACGCCCATCCTCACGGCGAGCTCGCCCGAGGGGGCGCGCGACTATCTGGTGCCGAGCCGCGTCCATCCCGGCACGTTCTACGCGCTGCCCCAGGCGCCGCAGCAGTTCAAGCAGCTCCTGATGACCGCGGGGTTCGACCGCTACTTCCAGATCGCGCCCTGCTTCCGCGACGAGGACGGCCGGGCCGACCGGTCGCCGGGCGAGTTCTACCAGCTCGACTTCGAGATGTCGTTCGTGACGCAGGAGGACGTCTTCGCCGCGATCGAGCCCGTGCTGCACGGGGTCTTCGAGGAGTTCGGGGGCGGCGCCGCGGTGACGCCGCCGCCGTTCCCGCGCATCCCGTTCGACGAGGCGATGCTCCGGTACGGCACGGACAAGCCGGACCTCCGCAACCCGCTCCTCGTCTCGGACGTGACCGAGACGTTCCGCGGCGGGAGCCTCGCGGTGTTCGCCGCGGCGATCGAGGCCGGTGCGGTCGTCCGGGCGGTGCAGGCACCCGGCGCCGCGGCCCAGCCGCGGAGCTTCTTCGACCGGCTCGGCCAGTGGGCGCGCGACGAGGGGGCGCCCGGGCTCGGCTACGTCGTCTTCACGGACGGCGGCGCCCGGGGGCCGATCGCGAAGTTCCTCGACGCCGACCGGCTCGCGCGCCTGCGCGCGGCGGCGGGCGTGGGGGAGGGCGACGCGGTGTTCTTCGTCTGCGACCGGAAGGCCGCGGCGGAGCGGCTCGCGGGCCGCGCGCGCGCGCGCGTGGGCGCGGAGCTCGGCCTCGTCGAACCCAACGCCTTCCGCTTCTGCTGGGTCACGGACTTCCCGATGTACGAGTACAACGAGGAGACGAAGAAGATCGAGTTCAGCCACAACCCGTTCTCGATGCCCCAGGGCGGGCTCGCGGCGCTCGAGACCCAGGATCCGCTGGCGATCGAGGCCTACCAGTACGATATCGTGTGCAACGGCGTGGAGCTCTCGAGCGGTGCGATCCGCAACCACCGCGCCGACGTCATGTTCAAGGCCTTCGCCATCGCCGGCTACACGCGCGAGGAGGTGGAGGCGCGCTTCGGCGGCATGCTGAACGCGTTCCGGTACGGCGCGCCCCCGCACGGCGGGTCGGCGCCGGGCATCGATCGGATCGTGATGCTCCTCGCCGGCGAGACGAACATCCGCGAGGTCATCGCGTTCCCGATGAACCAGCAGGCCCAGGATCTGCTGATGCAGGCGCCTGCGCCGGTGCCGCCCGAGCGGCTCAAGGAACTGCACCTCCGGCTCGACCTGCCGAGTGTAGACTCGAAGAAGGACTGA
- a CDS encoding PhoH family protein, producing the protein MSEATTITRRISIAPDVDLLPLLGRNDDHLRTLEHELDIRIVARGHDLTLRGEERQVRKAERALGQLAEVVRSGAPLRAVEVRAALQMLSEDEDADLKAVFADAIPVPSRKKWIAPKTLGQKRYVDAIRKHDMVFAIGPAGTGKSYLAVAMAVSALMKREVARIVLTRPAVEAGERLGFLPGDLYEKVHPYLRPLYDALYDMLEAEKVQSLMEKGAIEIAPLAYMRGRTLNDSFIILDEAQNSTSEQMKMFLTRLGFSSKMVITGDVTQVDLPASRGSGLIEVQRILRDVEGIRFVYFDDRDVIRHQLVSAIVRAYEAWTAPPRDDAPPGGGAAAARA; encoded by the coding sequence GTGAGCGAAGCCACGACGATCACGCGCCGCATCTCGATCGCCCCGGACGTCGACCTGCTGCCCCTCCTCGGGCGCAACGACGATCATCTCCGGACCCTCGAGCACGAGCTCGACATCCGCATCGTCGCCCGCGGCCACGACCTGACGCTCCGGGGCGAGGAGCGCCAGGTGCGGAAGGCCGAGCGCGCGCTCGGCCAGCTGGCCGAGGTCGTGCGCTCGGGCGCCCCGCTGCGGGCGGTCGAGGTCCGCGCCGCGCTCCAGATGCTGTCGGAGGACGAGGACGCGGACCTGAAGGCGGTGTTCGCAGACGCGATTCCCGTCCCGTCGCGGAAGAAGTGGATCGCGCCGAAGACGCTGGGACAGAAGCGGTACGTCGACGCCATCCGCAAGCACGACATGGTGTTCGCGATCGGGCCCGCGGGCACGGGCAAGTCGTACCTGGCCGTCGCGATGGCGGTGTCGGCGCTCATGAAGCGCGAGGTCGCCCGGATCGTGCTGACGCGGCCCGCGGTCGAGGCCGGTGAGCGCCTCGGCTTCCTCCCCGGCGACCTCTACGAGAAGGTCCATCCCTACCTCCGGCCGCTCTACGACGCGCTCTACGACATGCTCGAGGCCGAGAAGGTCCAGAGCCTCATGGAGAAGGGCGCGATCGAGATCGCGCCGCTCGCCTACATGCGCGGGCGCACGCTCAACGACTCGTTCATCATCCTCGACGAGGCGCAGAACTCGACGAGCGAGCAGATGAAGATGTTCCTCACGCGGCTCGGGTTCAGCTCGAAGATGGTGATCACGGGCGACGTGACGCAGGTGGACCTGCCGGCCTCGCGCGGCTCGGGGCTCATCGAGGTCCAGCGGATCCTCCGGGACGTCGAGGGCATCCGGTTCGTCTACTTCGACGACCGGGACGTCATCCGTCACCAGCTGGTCTCCGCGATCGTCCGCGCGTACGAGGCCTGGACCGCGCCCCCGCGCGACGACGCGCCGCCGGGCGGCGGCGCCGCCGCCGCCCGCGCGTGA
- the ybeY gene encoding rRNA maturation RNase YbeY, with protein sequence MAATVSRRRHRPAVSPSRLARAAGRALGALGRPRGRVEILVVDDAGIRRLNAAWRGVRRRTDVLAFPLELADAPAGLVGQIVISADTARRQARRGGVPLASELDLLVTHGVLHAVGWDDRDPVEAGLMHARERAILSAGGRRPPAGLWRGLLP encoded by the coding sequence ATGGCAGCGACGGTCTCGCGCCGCCGGCATCGTCCCGCCGTCTCTCCGTCCCGCCTCGCGCGGGCCGCCGGCCGCGCGCTCGGGGCGCTCGGCCGGCCGCGGGGCCGGGTCGAGATCCTCGTCGTGGACGACGCCGGGATCCGGCGCCTGAACGCGGCGTGGCGCGGCGTCCGCCGGCGCACCGACGTCCTGGCCTTCCCGCTCGAGCTGGCCGACGCGCCCGCCGGTCTCGTCGGCCAGATCGTGATCTCGGCGGACACGGCGCGCCGCCAGGCGCGGCGGGGCGGCGTGCCGCTCGCCAGCGAGCTCGACCTCCTGGTCACGCACGGCGTTCTGCACGCGGTCGGCTGGGACGACCGCGACCCGGTCGAGGCGGGCCTCATGCACGCGCGCGAGCGCGCGATCCTCTCCGCCGGCGGCCGCCGGCCGCCGGCGGGGCTCTGGCGGGGGCTCCTCCCGTGA
- the era gene encoding GTPase Era: MRSGAKHRAGFVSLIGRPNAGKSTLLNRLVGEKLAIVSPRPQTTRNRITAIRNLPGAQIVFVDTPGLQPGGGKLGAFMQKIAERAVEDVDLVCLVVDATRPAGPDPLLLAPLASYQGPVFCVLTKTDLVRPKVRLLEAIAAWRGVRSFREIVPVSALDGTNCDRLLELAVGLLPEHPAFFPPDATSDQPETFYVAEVIREKIFLLTREEVPYAAAVRVAELTERVRPPCLYVRATIFVEQDSQKGILIGKGGAMLKRIGTAARRDLEAFFGIKVFLALAVDVRRRWRRDDAALREFGFRLTS; the protein is encoded by the coding sequence GTGAGGTCGGGCGCCAAGCACCGGGCGGGCTTCGTGTCGCTGATCGGCCGGCCGAACGCCGGCAAGTCCACGCTCCTCAATCGCCTCGTCGGCGAGAAGCTCGCGATCGTCTCGCCGCGGCCGCAGACGACGCGGAATCGGATCACGGCGATCCGGAACCTGCCGGGGGCGCAGATCGTGTTCGTGGACACGCCGGGGCTCCAGCCCGGCGGCGGCAAGCTCGGCGCGTTCATGCAGAAGATCGCGGAGCGCGCAGTCGAGGACGTGGATCTCGTCTGCCTCGTCGTGGACGCGACCCGGCCCGCCGGGCCCGACCCGCTGCTGCTCGCGCCGCTCGCGTCGTATCAGGGCCCCGTCTTCTGCGTGCTGACCAAGACCGATCTCGTCAGGCCGAAGGTGCGGCTCCTCGAGGCGATCGCGGCGTGGCGCGGGGTCCGGTCCTTCCGCGAGATCGTGCCCGTCTCGGCGCTCGACGGGACGAACTGCGACCGGCTGCTCGAGCTGGCCGTCGGCCTCCTGCCCGAGCACCCCGCCTTCTTCCCGCCGGACGCGACGAGCGACCAGCCCGAGACCTTCTACGTGGCCGAGGTCATCCGCGAGAAGATCTTCCTCCTGACGCGCGAGGAGGTGCCCTACGCCGCGGCGGTGCGCGTCGCGGAGCTCACCGAGCGCGTGCGGCCCCCGTGCCTGTACGTGCGCGCGACGATCTTCGTCGAGCAGGACTCGCAGAAGGGCATCCTCATCGGCAAGGGCGGCGCGATGCTCAAGCGGATCGGCACGGCCGCCCGGCGCGACCTCGAGGCGTTCTTCGGGATCAAGGTGTTCCTCGCCCTCGCGGTGGACGTGCGCCGGCGCTGGCGCCGCGACGACGCGGCGCTGCGCGAGTTCGGCTTCAGGCTGACGTCGTGA
- the recO gene encoding DNA repair protein RecO, producing the protein MGLGRTAAVVIGSFPLGESDRIVTFYTREFGKLRGVAKASRRLRSRFSGALELFTLGELVFFDGGRSELVQIDHFDIVRPFARVREDLARLGRAAWIVECVARLTAEHDRHAALYGLLVRSLKALEGAAPPARVAVCFGVRGLDALGHRPRLDACTVCGRAYPFRQAALGAGGVVCEACARREPGLVPVSPAAVAALEWLRSARWEEALAAPLGRSEAELVVLLDRQMSGLIGQPTRTTKFLRELERLEPTPGGRA; encoded by the coding sequence ATGGGGCTCGGCCGGACCGCGGCGGTCGTGATCGGCTCGTTCCCGCTCGGCGAGAGCGACCGTATCGTCACCTTCTACACGCGCGAGTTCGGCAAGCTCCGCGGCGTGGCCAAGGCCTCGCGGCGGCTCCGCTCGCGCTTCTCGGGCGCGCTCGAGCTCTTCACGCTGGGCGAGCTGGTCTTCTTCGACGGGGGCCGGAGCGAGCTGGTCCAGATCGACCACTTCGACATCGTGCGGCCCTTCGCGCGCGTGCGCGAGGACCTCGCGCGGCTCGGCCGCGCCGCGTGGATCGTCGAGTGCGTCGCGCGCCTCACCGCCGAGCACGACCGGCACGCCGCCCTCTACGGCCTTCTGGTGCGGAGCCTCAAGGCCCTCGAGGGCGCGGCGCCGCCCGCGCGCGTCGCGGTCTGCTTCGGGGTGCGCGGCCTCGACGCGCTCGGCCACCGGCCGCGCCTCGACGCGTGCACGGTGTGCGGGCGCGCCTACCCGTTCCGGCAGGCCGCCCTCGGGGCCGGAGGCGTCGTGTGCGAGGCGTGCGCGCGGCGCGAGCCGGGGCTCGTGCCGGTCTCGCCGGCGGCCGTCGCCGCCCTCGAGTGGCTCCGGTCGGCGCGCTGGGAGGAGGCGCTGGCGGCGCCGCTCGGCCGGAGCGAGGCCGAGCTCGTCGTGCTGCTCGATCGCCAGATGTCGGGGCTCATCGGCCAGCCGACCCGCACCACGAAGTTCCTGCGCGAGCTCGAGCGGCTCGAGCCCACCCCCGGAGGGCGCGCGTGA